The following are from one region of the Flavimobilis soli genome:
- a CDS encoding DUF4395 domain-containing protein yields the protein MRSFFSFPNPVNELAARTVAAGVVVLAVTTLATRSWVVLAVLAAGFLGRVLAGPRLSVLGWAAQRVIAPRLGAPRLVPGPPKRFAQGIGATLTIGALVAYALGATTVAWVLVGLVVVAATLESALGFCLGCWIFGRLQSVGLIPESVCEACNDIRLRQPASAAKA from the coding sequence ATGCGGTCCTTCTTCTCCTTCCCCAACCCGGTCAACGAGCTCGCGGCGCGCACGGTCGCGGCCGGCGTCGTCGTGCTCGCGGTGACGACGCTCGCGACCCGGTCGTGGGTCGTGCTCGCGGTCCTCGCAGCGGGGTTCCTCGGCCGTGTGCTCGCGGGGCCGCGCCTGTCGGTCCTCGGCTGGGCCGCGCAGCGCGTGATCGCGCCGCGCCTCGGCGCGCCGCGCCTCGTCCCGGGTCCGCCCAAGCGCTTCGCGCAGGGCATCGGTGCGACGCTCACGATCGGCGCGCTCGTCGCCTACGCGCTCGGCGCCACGACGGTCGCGTGGGTGCTCGTCGGTCTCGTCGTCGTCGCGGCGACGCTCGAGTCGGCACTCGGGTTCTGCCTGGGCTGCTGGATCTTCGGCCGCCTGCAGTCGGTCGGGCTGATCCCCGAGTCGGTGTGCGAGGCGTGCAACGACATCCGGCTGCGTCAGCCGGCGTCGGCCGCCAAGGCCTGA
- a CDS encoding extracellular solute-binding protein, translating to MRAHKLLGATAAVAALALGLTACGGSDDPDSTGGGGSSGGDVTLTFWHNSTTGPGKEYWDRMASEFTAANPGIKVSVQAIQNEDMDGKLQTALNSGDAPDVFMARGGGKLADIVEAGQVLDITDLIDDDVKAGVGPAFDAFSVDGKVYGMPTAILPGGMYYSKDLFEQAGISSLPTNFDELGDAVSKLKGIDVAPIALGGKAAWPAAHWYYFFALRSCSKEVMENLPGTKDFSDPCWLAAANALNDFAKTEPFNEGFLTTEAQGSAGSSAGMLANHLAGMELMGAWNPGVIADLTPDKKPLADLGWFPFPAVDGGQGDPAAMMGGVDGYSCSAKAPKEACGKFLNFFMSKENQEAYAEAFVTLPANQEAQGVITDPALQDVLATYNKAPYVSVWLDTLLGQNVGNALNAGVVEMLAGSGSPEGVVKSVTDALAKE from the coding sequence ATGCGTGCACACAAGCTCTTGGGCGCCACGGCCGCGGTCGCCGCGCTCGCGCTTGGGCTCACCGCCTGTGGAGGCAGTGACGACCCGGATTCGACCGGTGGAGGCGGGAGCAGCGGTGGCGACGTCACGCTGACCTTCTGGCACAACTCGACCACCGGCCCGGGCAAGGAGTACTGGGACCGCATGGCGTCGGAGTTCACCGCCGCCAACCCGGGTATCAAGGTTTCGGTCCAGGCGATCCAGAACGAGGACATGGACGGCAAGCTCCAGACCGCCCTCAACTCGGGTGACGCGCCCGACGTCTTCATGGCTCGTGGTGGCGGCAAGCTCGCCGACATCGTCGAGGCCGGTCAGGTTCTCGACATCACCGACCTCATCGACGACGACGTCAAGGCGGGCGTCGGCCCGGCGTTCGACGCCTTCAGCGTCGACGGCAAGGTCTACGGCATGCCGACGGCGATCCTGCCCGGCGGCATGTACTACAGCAAGGACCTGTTCGAGCAGGCAGGCATCAGCTCGCTGCCGACGAACTTCGACGAGCTCGGCGACGCGGTCTCGAAGCTCAAGGGGATCGACGTCGCGCCGATCGCCCTCGGCGGCAAGGCTGCCTGGCCGGCGGCGCACTGGTACTACTTCTTCGCGCTGCGCTCCTGCTCCAAGGAGGTCATGGAGAACCTTCCGGGCACGAAGGACTTCAGCGACCCGTGCTGGCTCGCCGCTGCCAACGCGCTGAACGACTTCGCCAAGACGGAGCCGTTCAACGAGGGCTTCCTCACCACCGAGGCGCAGGGCTCCGCCGGCTCGTCGGCCGGCATGCTCGCCAACCACCTCGCGGGCATGGAGCTCATGGGCGCGTGGAACCCCGGTGTCATCGCCGACCTGACCCCGGACAAGAAGCCGCTCGCGGACCTCGGATGGTTCCCGTTCCCGGCGGTCGACGGCGGCCAGGGTGACCCCGCCGCCATGATGGGTGGCGTCGACGGCTACAGCTGCTCCGCCAAGGCTCCCAAGGAAGCCTGTGGCAAGTTCCTCAACTTCTTCATGTCGAAGGAGAACCAGGAGGCGTACGCCGAGGCGTTCGTGACCCTCCCGGCCAACCAGGAGGCGCAGGGCGTCATCACCGACCCGGCCCTGCAGGACGTCCTCGCGACGTACAACAAGGCGCCGTACGTCAGCGTCTGGCTCGACACCCTGCTCGGTCAGAACGTCGGCAACGCCCTCAACGCAGGTGTCGTCGAGATGCTCGCGGGCAGCGGTTCGCCCGAGGGTGTCGTCAAGTCCGTGACCGACGCGCTGGCCAAGGAGTAG
- a CDS encoding carbohydrate ABC transporter permease: MSDTLGENTLTTSPPEGRSAGGDGATKAPSPARKRGAGGADWAKRLEITLLAGPAVIMFLAFVIFPVVMAAYYGFFKWKGFGPPTDFVGLQNYITIFQDEKFQDALMHNGFILVMSLVIQGPAAVALALLLNQRMRGRSLVRVLIFVPYVISEVIVGTGWGLMLKTTGAVNHFLIRIGLPDWTVEWLSDPKIAIWTLMVIISWKYIGFAVILFLAGLQSIPEELYEAAAIDGASYWQMQRSITLPLLGPTIRIWAFLSIIGSLQLFDLVFIIWGQYVATTAGTSTMATYMVGEGRLAGNYGYGNAVAVVLFVISLTIALIYQRFVLRRDTAGALTEGKK; the protein is encoded by the coding sequence ATGAGTGACACCTTGGGCGAGAACACGCTCACCACGTCACCGCCCGAGGGTCGCTCGGCGGGCGGGGACGGCGCCACCAAGGCGCCGTCCCCGGCCCGCAAGCGGGGGGCCGGAGGTGCGGACTGGGCCAAGCGGCTGGAGATCACGCTCCTCGCGGGCCCCGCCGTCATCATGTTCCTGGCGTTCGTCATCTTCCCCGTGGTGATGGCGGCGTACTACGGGTTCTTCAAGTGGAAGGGCTTCGGCCCGCCCACCGACTTCGTCGGGCTGCAGAACTACATCACGATCTTCCAGGACGAGAAGTTCCAGGACGCCCTGATGCACAACGGCTTCATCCTCGTGATGTCGCTCGTGATCCAGGGCCCCGCCGCCGTCGCCCTCGCGCTGCTGCTCAACCAGCGCATGCGCGGCCGCTCCCTCGTCCGCGTCCTCATCTTCGTGCCGTACGTGATCTCCGAGGTCATCGTCGGTACCGGGTGGGGCCTCATGCTCAAGACGACGGGAGCCGTGAACCACTTCCTGATCCGGATCGGGTTGCCCGACTGGACGGTCGAATGGTTGTCCGATCCGAAGATCGCCATATGGACGCTGATGGTGATCATCTCCTGGAAGTACATCGGCTTCGCCGTGATCCTCTTCCTCGCGGGGCTGCAGTCCATCCCCGAGGAGCTCTACGAGGCCGCCGCGATCGACGGCGCGTCCTACTGGCAGATGCAGCGCAGCATCACCCTGCCGCTGCTCGGCCCGACGATCCGGATCTGGGCGTTCCTGTCGATCATCGGCTCGCTCCAGCTGTTCGACCTCGTCTTCATCATCTGGGGCCAGTACGTCGCCACGACCGCCGGCACCTCGACGATGGCGACCTACATGGTCGGCGAGGGACGCCTGGCCGGGAACTACGGCTACGGCAACGCGGTCGCGGTAGTCCTGTTCGTCATCTCGCTCACGATCGCCTTGATCTACCAGCGCTTCGTGCTCCGTCGTGACACCGCCGGTGCGCTCACGGAAGGGAAGAAGTGA
- a CDS encoding glycoside hydrolase family 3 N-terminal domain-containing protein has translation MPPVSGRVAALAAQMTLEEKLAQLVGYWLDQNGTVAPMQSEMTAGQADGGLLPEITKHGLGHYTRVYGTRPVDPVERAQWLWDEQRRLRRETRLGIPAIVHEECLTGLAAWKAATYPTPLAWGASFDAELVEEMAAQIGESMRALGVHQGLAPVLDVIRDPRWGRVDECIGEDPYLVGVVGTAFVRGLQSRGVIATLKHFVGYSASEAGRNHGPVSMGPREIADVYLPPFEMAVRDGGAGSVMNSYSSIDGLPVAADGALLTDLLRGEWGFEGTVVADYFAVAFLEVMHEVAADRGEAAALALTAGIDVELPTGDAYLEPLAERVRAGLLDERIVDRAVLRVLAQKESLGLLEPDAFEDEAPTSIDLDPAEHRALARRLAAESLVLLTNDGTLPLRQAPARLAVVGPNADRSAALMGCYSFVNHVLAHHPGTPDGIELPTIADALAEAFPQAEVVRAEGCAVEGDDRSGFAAAREAVEGADVAVVVVGDQAGLFGRGTVGEGNDAQSLALPGVQRELVEELVATGTPVVLVVVTGRPYELGWALDADGPRPAAVLQSFFPGEEGGRAVADVVTGAVTPSGRLPVSLPRTAGAQPYRYLQPILGGPSDVTSTDPTPVRPFGFGLSYTTFATTDLEVDAEVPTDGVITVGVTVENTGGVAGATVVQVYGHDVVGSLPRPVAQLLAFARVELEAGERRRVTMRVPAARFAFTGRDMRRGVEPGVVEIWVADHAGASAPKTLEDTTGGAIVSSAVNRRHEVPGTATERATVTLTGEFHELTGADARIAQVEVTR, from the coding sequence ATGCCTCCCGTGTCCGGACGGGTCGCTGCGCTCGCCGCGCAGATGACCCTCGAGGAGAAGCTCGCCCAGCTCGTGGGCTACTGGCTCGACCAGAACGGCACGGTCGCCCCCATGCAGTCGGAGATGACCGCGGGGCAGGCTGACGGTGGCCTGCTGCCGGAGATCACGAAGCACGGCCTGGGCCACTACACCCGCGTGTACGGCACGCGGCCGGTGGACCCGGTCGAGCGGGCGCAGTGGCTGTGGGACGAACAGCGCAGGCTGCGCCGCGAGACGCGGCTCGGCATCCCCGCGATCGTCCACGAGGAGTGCCTGACGGGCCTCGCGGCGTGGAAGGCGGCGACGTACCCGACGCCGCTCGCGTGGGGCGCGTCGTTCGACGCCGAGCTCGTCGAGGAGATGGCGGCGCAGATCGGCGAGTCGATGCGGGCGCTCGGCGTCCACCAGGGCCTCGCGCCCGTCCTCGACGTGATCCGCGACCCGCGGTGGGGACGGGTCGACGAGTGCATCGGCGAGGACCCCTACCTCGTGGGCGTCGTCGGCACGGCGTTCGTGCGCGGCCTGCAGTCGCGGGGTGTCATCGCGACGCTCAAGCACTTCGTCGGGTACTCGGCGTCGGAGGCCGGCCGCAACCACGGGCCGGTCAGCATGGGGCCGCGCGAGATCGCGGACGTCTACCTGCCGCCGTTCGAGATGGCGGTGCGCGACGGCGGTGCCGGCTCGGTCATGAACTCGTACTCGTCGATCGACGGCCTGCCCGTCGCGGCCGACGGCGCGCTCCTCACCGACCTGCTGCGCGGGGAGTGGGGCTTCGAGGGCACGGTCGTCGCCGACTACTTCGCGGTCGCGTTCCTCGAGGTCATGCACGAGGTCGCCGCGGATCGCGGCGAGGCCGCGGCGCTCGCCCTGACGGCAGGCATCGACGTCGAGCTGCCGACCGGCGACGCGTACCTCGAGCCGCTCGCCGAGCGCGTGCGCGCGGGCCTGCTCGACGAGCGCATCGTCGATCGCGCCGTGCTGCGCGTGCTCGCGCAGAAGGAGTCGCTCGGTCTCCTCGAGCCGGACGCGTTCGAGGACGAGGCACCGACGTCGATCGACCTCGACCCCGCGGAGCACCGCGCGCTCGCGCGCAGGCTCGCGGCCGAGTCGCTCGTGCTGCTCACGAACGACGGCACGCTGCCGTTGCGGCAGGCTCCCGCGCGCCTCGCCGTCGTCGGTCCGAACGCCGACCGCTCGGCGGCGCTCATGGGCTGCTACTCGTTCGTCAACCACGTGCTCGCGCACCACCCGGGCACGCCGGACGGGATCGAGCTGCCGACGATCGCCGACGCGCTCGCGGAGGCTTTCCCGCAGGCCGAGGTCGTGCGCGCCGAGGGCTGCGCGGTCGAGGGCGACGACAGGTCGGGCTTCGCCGCTGCGCGCGAGGCCGTGGAGGGCGCGGACGTCGCGGTCGTCGTCGTCGGTGACCAGGCCGGCCTGTTCGGCCGTGGCACGGTCGGCGAGGGCAACGACGCGCAGTCGCTCGCCCTGCCGGGCGTGCAGCGCGAGCTCGTCGAGGAGCTTGTCGCGACGGGCACGCCCGTCGTGCTCGTCGTCGTCACGGGTCGCCCGTACGAGCTGGGCTGGGCGCTCGACGCGGACGGCCCCCGCCCTGCCGCGGTGCTGCAGTCGTTCTTCCCGGGCGAGGAGGGCGGCCGCGCCGTCGCCGACGTCGTGACCGGCGCGGTCACGCCGTCGGGCCGCCTGCCCGTGTCGCTCCCGCGCACCGCGGGCGCGCAGCCGTACCGCTACCTGCAGCCGATCCTCGGCGGGCCGTCCGACGTCACGTCGACGGACCCGACGCCCGTCCGCCCGTTCGGCTTCGGCCTGTCCTACACGACGTTCGCGACGACCGACCTCGAGGTCGACGCCGAGGTGCCGACCGACGGCGTCATCACCGTCGGCGTGACCGTCGAGAACACGGGCGGCGTCGCGGGTGCGACGGTCGTCCAGGTCTACGGGCACGACGTCGTCGGGTCGCTGCCGCGCCCGGTCGCCCAGCTCCTCGCGTTCGCGCGCGTCGAGCTCGAGGCGGGGGAGCGTCGCCGCGTGACGATGCGCGTGCCGGCGGCACGCTTCGCGTTCACCGGCCGTGACATGCGTCGCGGCGTCGAGCCGGGCGTCGTCGAGATCTGGGTCGCCGACCACGCCGGCGCCTCTGCCCCGAAGACGCTCGAGGACACGACGGGCGGCGCGATCGTGTCGTCCGCCGTCAACCGCCGGCACGAGGTGCCGGGCACCGCGACCGAGCGCGCGACCGTCACGCTCACGGGCGAGTTCCACGAGCTCACCGGAGCCGACGCCCGCATCGCCCAGGTCGAGGTGACGCGATGA
- a CDS encoding acyltransferase family protein produces MTATPAARDRFADLLRTTALGAVILGHWTMAAVRPDDDEVLRVGNVLSDAPWLWPATWVLVLIPLFFFVGGFSNATSLERARARGRTARAWVRSRVVGLLRPVAPFVLVVLAVVGAALALGAPRTLTLTVAVVVLMPMWFVAVYTVLAVLTPTMLRLDERYGVRVPVAMALGAIAVDAVRIATDVPLTGYANYVLVWGLAQQLGFAYRDGRLLRLPRRTVAVWFVLALAAMAAAAASPLWAESMVGTAGQRSPMNPPSTLAMLHVLVQVSGVLLLRPAVVPHLDGPRAAPVLDRAAALSMRAFLWHLPVVVVLTGAWVAAGLPLPEPGSGTWWWTRPPYLAALAAALWLVLAAGDRFRRSRAGRRAAEPQALAADAG; encoded by the coding sequence GTGACCGCCACTCCCGCAGCACGCGACAGGTTCGCCGACCTCCTGCGCACGACCGCCCTCGGCGCCGTCATCCTCGGCCACTGGACGATGGCCGCCGTCCGCCCCGACGACGACGAGGTGCTGCGCGTCGGCAACGTCCTGAGCGACGCCCCGTGGCTGTGGCCCGCGACGTGGGTGCTCGTGCTCATCCCGCTGTTCTTCTTCGTCGGCGGCTTCTCGAACGCGACGAGCCTCGAGCGTGCCCGCGCCCGCGGGCGGACTGCGCGCGCGTGGGTGCGCTCCCGCGTCGTCGGGCTGCTCCGACCCGTCGCGCCGTTCGTGCTCGTCGTCCTCGCCGTCGTCGGCGCTGCCCTCGCGCTCGGCGCGCCGCGCACCCTCACGCTGACTGTCGCCGTCGTCGTGCTCATGCCGATGTGGTTCGTCGCCGTCTACACCGTCCTCGCCGTGCTGACGCCGACGATGCTGCGGCTCGACGAGCGCTATGGCGTGCGCGTCCCCGTCGCGATGGCGCTCGGCGCGATCGCCGTCGACGCCGTGCGCATCGCCACCGACGTGCCCCTCACCGGGTACGCCAACTACGTGCTCGTGTGGGGCCTCGCGCAGCAGCTCGGCTTCGCCTACCGCGACGGGCGCCTCCTGCGGCTGCCCCGTCGAACCGTCGCCGTGTGGTTCGTCCTCGCGCTGGCGGCCATGGCGGCCGCAGCGGCGTCGCCGCTGTGGGCGGAGTCGATGGTCGGCACCGCCGGCCAGCGTTCGCCCATGAACCCGCCCAGCACGCTCGCGATGCTGCACGTCCTCGTGCAGGTCTCCGGCGTGCTCCTGCTGCGCCCCGCGGTCGTGCCCCACCTCGACGGGCCGCGCGCCGCGCCCGTCCTCGACCGCGCCGCCGCCCTGTCGATGCGCGCGTTCCTGTGGCACCTGCCGGTCGTCGTCGTCCTCACGGGCGCGTGGGTCGCCGCCGGCCTGCCGCTGCCCGAACCGGGCAGCGGGACCTGGTGGTGGACGCGTCCGCCCTACCTCGCCGCGCTCGCGGCAGCGCTCTGGCTCGTCCTGGCCGCAGGCGACCGGTTCCGCCGTTCACGCGCCGGGAGGCGCGCCGCAGAGCCTCAGGCCTTGGCGGCCGACGCCGGCTGA
- a CDS encoding carbohydrate ABC transporter permease: MSASVTTAPPLPASRPARTKKHKETRLHRSGPMTYLVAFLFVMICIGPVLYIIIGGFRSNSEITTDPSGFPKTWHWENYSSVLENEIFWRQMGNSTISAVATTVGVVILGVMASYVIARYKFRGATAMYSLFAAGLMFPMTVAITPLYILVRSLGLMDTLAGIILPQIAFALPTTIIILVPFLRAIPNELEEAAAIDGAGRLGFFFRMVVPLSLPGVVTVGILAFVAAWNSYMLPLFILSNEMSYTLPLGVQSFASQYAVDTARVLAFTSLSMIPALIFFSLFERRIVGGLTGAVKG, translated from the coding sequence ATGTCCGCCAGCGTCACCACCGCGCCCCCGCTCCCCGCGAGCCGGCCCGCCCGCACGAAGAAGCACAAGGAGACGCGCCTGCACCGCAGCGGGCCCATGACCTACCTGGTCGCGTTCCTCTTCGTGATGATCTGCATCGGCCCGGTGCTCTACATCATCATCGGCGGCTTCCGCTCGAACTCGGAGATCACGACCGACCCGTCGGGCTTCCCGAAGACGTGGCACTGGGAGAACTACTCGAGCGTCCTCGAGAACGAGATCTTCTGGCGGCAGATGGGCAACTCGACCATCTCCGCGGTCGCCACGACGGTCGGCGTCGTCATCCTCGGCGTCATGGCGAGCTACGTCATCGCCCGGTACAAGTTCCGGGGCGCCACCGCGATGTACTCGTTGTTCGCCGCGGGCCTGATGTTCCCGATGACGGTCGCGATCACGCCGCTGTACATCCTCGTGCGCAGCCTCGGCCTCATGGACACGCTCGCGGGCATCATCCTCCCGCAGATCGCGTTCGCGCTGCCGACGACGATCATCATCCTGGTGCCGTTCCTGCGGGCCATCCCCAACGAGCTCGAGGAGGCCGCCGCGATCGACGGCGCAGGCCGGCTCGGGTTCTTCTTCCGGATGGTCGTCCCGCTGTCGCTGCCGGGTGTCGTCACGGTCGGCATCCTCGCGTTCGTCGCGGCGTGGAACAGCTACATGCTGCCGCTGTTCATCCTCAGCAACGAGATGTCGTACACGCTGCCGCTCGGCGTGCAGTCGTTCGCGTCGCAGTACGCGGTCGACACGGCGCGCGTGCTCGCGTTCACCTCGCTGTCGATGATCCCTGCGCTGATCTTCTTCTCCCTCTTCGAGCGCCGGATCGTCGGCGGTCTCACGGGAGCCGTCAAGGGCTGA
- a CDS encoding pirin family protein — MSDVDLGPGSAPPAPVAPAPPAHEPHPSPVPALPGPVTAAPAPAAPAPAAPAPAVRASSDVVAPAAAPAPPPVPRRRSALPRRTDAPPSRPAARAVRPPVTASVAELSPPEHIAPSREPDGAARLLPGTRRYVGPWCFVEHHAGAGAGAEGASAALDTPAHPHTGLQLLTWVFAGAVEHRTSVAPNAVVRAGELSLLTAGRGASHGLADVSDAGTARAVRLAALLPPDALDASPSLEHHTELPVLAEGGVRLTVVVGTACGIDAPATTYRPLACAQLELAAGSHIALPVDREFEHGLLVDEGAITVEGTSAAATELVVVPLGRSYLRLTAGDAPARLLILGGPPLDDETVVWWGLAAPDHDGVAAARADWAAQRTRRARGADPAARFGRVDDGAAPATAPDLAGVRLRVPAPRGPARVTP, encoded by the coding sequence GTGAGCGACGTCGACCTCGGCCCCGGGAGCGCACCCCCGGCACCCGTGGCTCCCGCTCCGCCCGCTCACGAGCCTCACCCGTCTCCAGTGCCGGCGCTGCCCGGACCCGTCACCGCTGCACCGGCGCCCGCTGCACCGGCGCCCGCTGCACCAGCGCCCGCGGTGCGTGCGTCGTCCGACGTCGTCGCTCCGGCCGCCGCGCCAGCGCCGCCGCCGGTCCCGCGCCGACGCTCTGCGCTCCCGCGCCGCACGGACGCCCCGCCGAGCCGCCCCGCCGCCCGAGCGGTCCGGCCGCCCGTCACCGCGTCCGTCGCCGAGCTCTCGCCGCCTGAGCACATCGCGCCCTCGCGCGAGCCGGACGGCGCCGCGAGGCTCCTGCCCGGCACGCGCCGGTACGTCGGCCCCTGGTGCTTCGTCGAGCACCACGCCGGGGCCGGGGCCGGGGCCGAGGGGGCGAGCGCTGCCCTCGACACGCCCGCACATCCCCACACCGGTCTCCAGCTCCTCACCTGGGTCTTCGCCGGAGCCGTCGAGCACCGGACGTCCGTCGCGCCGAACGCCGTCGTCCGCGCCGGCGAGCTCTCGCTCCTCACCGCAGGACGTGGCGCCTCGCACGGTCTCGCCGACGTGTCCGACGCCGGCACCGCCCGTGCCGTCCGCCTCGCCGCGCTGCTCCCGCCGGACGCGCTCGATGCGTCGCCGAGCCTCGAGCACCACACCGAGCTGCCCGTCCTCGCCGAGGGTGGCGTGCGGCTGACCGTCGTCGTGGGGACCGCCTGCGGGATCGACGCGCCCGCGACGACTTACCGGCCCCTCGCGTGCGCGCAGCTCGAGCTCGCTGCCGGGTCGCACATCGCGCTGCCGGTCGACCGGGAGTTCGAGCACGGCCTGCTCGTCGACGAGGGGGCCATCACGGTCGAGGGGACGAGCGCTGCTGCGACCGAGCTCGTCGTCGTGCCCCTAGGCCGCTCCTACCTGCGGCTCACCGCGGGCGACGCCCCGGCCCGCCTCCTGATCCTCGGCGGGCCGCCCCTCGACGACGAGACGGTCGTGTGGTGGGGGCTCGCCGCCCCGGACCACGACGGCGTCGCCGCCGCCCGGGCCGACTGGGCCGCTCAGCGCACCCGCCGCGCCCGGGGCGCGGACCCCGCCGCGAGGTTCGGCCGCGTCGACGACGGCGCCGCCCCCGCGACAGCCCCCGACCTCGCGGGCGTGCGCCTGCGGGTGCCCGCGCCCCGCGGCCCTGCCAGAGTGACCCCGTGA
- a CDS encoding LacI family DNA-binding transcriptional regulator — protein MAQRVTITDVARTAGVSVATVSKVINSRYGVAQSTTARVKEVIEDLGYESSLVARSLRSHKTNVIGILVAEFEPFSTEILKGASGVLAGTGYELLAYTGGQHSGGVGWEQRYLTRLSGTLIDGAILVTPTVLDANASIPVVAIDPHTGPGGIPTVDSDNLAGAATATEHLISLGHRRIAFLSGRADLESSRLREEGYRQALVDAGIEPDPALVRSGDYRIETSRGPARELLTLPDRPTAIFAANDLSALAAMEVARDLGLDIPGDLSVIGFDDIPEAARSNPPLTTIRQPIQQMGATAVNLLVDLIGGRALDSTHVRMPTSLVLRATTGPQPTRSTATTKSLSAS, from the coding sequence ATGGCACAGCGGGTCACGATCACCGATGTCGCCCGGACGGCAGGCGTCTCGGTCGCGACCGTCTCGAAGGTGATCAACAGCAGGTACGGCGTCGCCCAGAGCACGACGGCGCGCGTCAAGGAGGTCATCGAGGACCTCGGGTACGAGTCGAGCCTCGTCGCGCGCAGCCTGCGTTCGCACAAGACCAACGTGATCGGCATCCTCGTCGCGGAGTTCGAGCCCTTCAGCACCGAGATCCTCAAGGGCGCCTCCGGCGTCCTCGCCGGCACGGGCTACGAGCTCCTCGCGTACACCGGTGGCCAGCACAGCGGCGGCGTCGGCTGGGAGCAGCGCTACCTCACCCGGCTGAGCGGCACGCTCATCGACGGCGCGATCCTCGTGACCCCGACCGTCCTCGACGCGAACGCCTCGATCCCGGTCGTCGCGATCGACCCGCACACGGGCCCCGGCGGCATCCCGACCGTCGACTCGGACAACCTCGCGGGCGCCGCGACCGCGACCGAGCACCTCATCAGCCTCGGCCACCGCCGGATCGCGTTCCTCAGCGGTCGTGCCGACCTCGAGTCGTCCCGCCTCCGCGAGGAGGGCTACCGCCAGGCGCTCGTCGACGCGGGCATCGAGCCCGACCCCGCTCTCGTCCGCTCTGGTGACTACCGGATCGAGACGTCGCGCGGCCCCGCCCGCGAGCTGCTCACGCTCCCCGACCGTCCGACCGCGATCTTCGCGGCGAACGACCTCTCGGCGCTCGCCGCGATGGAGGTCGCGCGGGACCTGGGGCTCGACATCCCCGGCGACCTGTCGGTGATCGGCTTCGACGACATCCCCGAGGCCGCGCGCAGCAACCCGCCGCTGACGACGATCCGCCAGCCCATCCAGCAGATGGGGGCGACAGCCGTGAACCTCCTCGTCGACCTCATCGGCGGGCGCGCGCTCGACTCGACGCACGTCCGCATGCCCACGTCGCTCGTCCTGCGGGCCACGACGGGACCTCAGCCGACGCGCAGCACCGCCACGACGAAGTCGCTGTCCGCCTCGTAA
- a CDS encoding class I SAM-dependent methyltransferase codes for MSQRNPSRWEQIVAANPDHSTWYVERFRAMAARGDDLHGEARLVDAMVPRGSRILDAGSGPGRVGGELARRGHTVVGVDVDPVLIDAARADHPDATWVVGDVCEMDLAAHGIGEGFDVVVSAGNVMTFLADGTHAAALERMRAHLRPGGRVVVGFGAGRGYEVRELLADARSAGLVPDLMLATWDLRPYEADSDFVVAVLRVG; via the coding sequence GTGAGCCAGCGGAACCCGAGCCGGTGGGAGCAGATCGTCGCGGCCAACCCGGACCACTCGACGTGGTACGTCGAGCGCTTCCGCGCGATGGCGGCACGGGGCGACGACCTGCACGGCGAGGCGCGCCTCGTCGACGCGATGGTGCCGCGCGGCTCACGGATCCTCGACGCCGGGTCCGGCCCCGGACGTGTCGGCGGCGAGCTCGCCCGCCGCGGCCACACGGTCGTGGGCGTCGACGTCGACCCCGTGCTCATCGACGCCGCTCGCGCCGACCACCCGGACGCGACCTGGGTCGTCGGGGACGTGTGCGAGATGGACCTCGCGGCCCACGGCATCGGCGAGGGTTTCGACGTCGTCGTCTCGGCAGGCAACGTCATGACGTTCCTCGCGGACGGCACGCACGCCGCCGCGCTCGAGCGGATGCGGGCGCACCTGCGCCCGGGCGGTCGCGTCGTCGTCGGCTTCGGGGCCGGGCGCGGCTACGAGGTGCGCGAGCTCCTCGCCGACGCGCGCTCGGCCGGGCTCGTGCCGGACCTCATGCTCGCGACGTGGGACCTGCGTCCTTACGAGGCGGACAGCGACTTCGTCGTGGCGGTGCTGCGCGTCGGCTGA